The Terriglobales bacterium genomic interval CACAAGCGGCCCCCACACTCAGCTGATTCTACTCGCTTGACTTCCAGAGCGCTCAGCGCGCTCGCCCCGAGATGAGTAGGCCCCGGCGCGTTTGCCGGGGCCAGCCGATCTGGCCCTCGAACCTCCAGCGGGACTCCTTACTTGGCCGGGGGCGTCGGGATCATCCACGGAAATACGTAGGCCTGGAGAATGCAGATCAGGCCGATGGCGGCTGCAAGTACGATCGAGTGCCAAAATACCTTGCGGAAGATGGGCCCTAAGGCGTGGGAACGCTCATAAGGATCATCGTAGCAGGCGGCACAGGCGACCATGATGGACTGTGCGTCAATCATCTTACCCATGACCCCACCTGTCGAGTTGGTGGCGACGATAAGAATCTCATTCAAGTGAAGCTGTTGTGCCGTGATCCTTTGCAGGCTCCCGAACAGCGCATTGGAAGCGGTATCCGAACCGGTCAGGAAGACGCCCAGCCAGCCCAGGTATGCGGCGAAGAATGGATAGAGGGGACCCGCCAAGGTGAAGGCCAGTCCAAGAACCGCGTCAGTGCCGGAGTAACGGGTCAAAAAGCCCAAGCCTAGAACCTGCCCGATCACCAGCACAGGGGTCTTCATGCGGCGAAGCGTGCGGGTTGTCGCTTCCCCCCATTGTGCCGCGCTCAACCCCAAGACTAAACCGGTGAGGATGGCGGCAACAAAGACGCCGGTACCGGCTGCGGACAGCCAGTTGATGGCAAACACAGCAGCCTCTGGCTTCGCATTAACCGGCGCCACCGGAGGCATTCGCTCCACCAGGCCATGAAGCGCCGGCATCTGCCAGGTCGGCAGGGAGAGGGTGCCGCCCAAGGCTGAACCTAACAGTGTGGTGTGGATCTTGACCGCCTTAAAGATGCCATTGAGGTAGGCCTTCCATGCCGGCATACCCCAGATCGCGCAACAGGCGATCAGGATTGTCCACGGCGCCCAGGCGTACGCGGTCTGGCCGGCGGTGTACGGATAGGACCATTCCTCCTGGGCCGGTTGCGGGGCGGTTGCTTCGCCGGAGGGCCCACCGCGCACACCAGTGGATGCTTCAGCCATTGCCTTCCGCTCCGACCGCAACAGGAAACGCGTCTTCGGATGCCAGACGAAGCGCAGGAACAGCGCGGTGCAGATCACAGAAAACACGCCTGCCACCACGTCCGTCATGAGGTGAAGGGCATTGGTCTGCGACGCAATAAACTGCATGATCGCGAAGGATGCCCCGGAACAGAGCGTGGCCGGCCACACTTCCCAGGCGTCTCTCCATTTGCCGCCCTGCATGAGAACGAACGTCGTCACCAGCCAAAAGGGAATGAGGATGGAAACGAAGGGAAGTTGGCGCCCGGCCATGGCAGAAAGGGTGAGCTGATCGAGGCCGCTGACGGCGGCCAAAGTCACGATCGGGGTGCCGATCGCACCGTAGGCAACCGGGGCGGTGTTGGCGAGCAGGTTCAGCACGGCCGCGTCGAACGGCGAGAAGCCAAGACCCACCATCACCGCGCCGGCGATGGCCACCGGTGTCCCGAAGCCGGAGGTACCCTCGATGATCGCGCCGAAAGAAAAGGCGATCAGCAGCACTTGCAGCCGCCGGTCGAACGAAATGTGGATGATCGATTCCTTAACGATCTCGAACTTGCCCGTGATCACAGTCATCGTGTACAGGAACATGGCCGCCAGGATGATCCAGATGATGCCCAGAAATCCGGCGAGCCCACCATAGGCGAAGGCCGAGATTGCCGATTTAAAGGGCATGCCGAAGGCCAGGCAGGAGACGAGGAATGCGGCCACCACACCGAAGAAGGCGGCCCACGGTGCGCTAATGCCGAGGTGGCGTCCGCCCTGCTTATCGCGATGGGGATGAAGGGCGATGAAATACAGCAGTGTCAGGATCGGGATTGCCGCGATGAACGTGGAAAGCGCGACATTGCCGAAGGGATTGTAATTTTGATGGTACATCGTTGCTGGAGGATTATCCGCGGCAAAAAGCGGAGATGCCGCAAAGACCAAGCCCAGTGAGGTCATGCACCTTCTCATTGATTCCCACCTTTCCGCCGAAGAACGTGGCGGCACGATCAGTGTCCCGGTGGTTCTGGTAAAGCCTCGCCCCTGACTAAAGACAGCTTTCTGTGCCGGGTGGTATATGCTGGTACGCCCTGTTTTGTCAAGCGACACGTGAGCTTGGCCGGCTGAAGTTGCCCAATCGGCGCGGCTTTTCCGCCTAGGGGGATACAACGGCGCCGAGCTGAGTTAGAATGCCGCGGCCCAACATGTCATCAGTGACACAATCCGCCACCATGTCGCTGGTGGATGCCTTCGAGAGAGCAGCGACGGCCACCGCTGCCACGGTCGAGCGTGTCGCCCGCACTTCCGATCAGATCGCCGCGGCTGTCGCCCGCGTCGCTCCCGCCGGGCCATTGGCGGTCGCCGTTCCCCTTGATTTACCTGCGGATTTGTTTGACGCCTGCCGCCGGCTTCCCGGCGCATTCGATGCCCGCAGCCGCAAGGCGATGGACGATTGCGTGGTCGGCATCACCGACGCATTTGCCGGGGTCGCGCACAGCGGCTCCATTTGCGTCTGCATTGATCACGACCATGCCGGGTTTGTCAGTTTGCTCTCTCGTTTTCACATTGCCGTGCTGCCGGCGGAGAACATCGTCCAGCGGCCCGGCGATCTATTCCGCCTCGACCGTCTCAACGGTGACGGCTTGCGGCGAAACTTTGTCTTCATCACCGGGCCCAGCGCCACCGCCGACATGGGACCGCTGGTCCGCGGTGTTCACGGACCGCATCGCCTGCACATCATCGTGGTATAGCCATGGCCACAGCTGCCCAAGCTCCGGAATCTCCGCGTGCCGTTGCGAACAAAAGCTCCAAGCGCCGCCTGCTCGCTGCCATCAAAATGGCGTTGCGTATCGAGAGCCCTGCCGTCCGCCATAACACCCAGACCTTTAACCGCAACCGCTACGTTGCCACCGCTGCGCTGCCCGACTACAACCAGCTGAAGGACCGTACGCGCGCCATCAAGGAACGCGCGATTGCCAACCTCCCAGAACTCCTCGCCACGCTGGAAGCCAGCGTCAAGCGGAATGGCGGACATTTTTACCTGGCGAAAGACGCTCACGACGCCACCCATTACATCGCCAACATCTGTGAGCAGGCCGCGGTCCGCCTGGTGGTGAAAGGGAAGAGCATGACCTCGGAGGAGGTCGGCCTAAACCATGTTCTGCAGGCGCGGGGCATTGAAGTGGCGGAAACAGACCTGGCCGAGTTCATCCTCCAAGTGGCCGACGAGCAGCCCTCGCACATCATTGCGCCCGCCATTCACTACAGCCGCGAACGCATCACCACGCTGTTTAAGAGCCGCTTTAACACTGACCTCCCACTCGATACTGGCGAGGAGCTTACGCGTTTCGCCCGTGAGCACCTGCGGCAGAAATTCCTGGCTGCCGACGCCGGCATCTCCGGCGCTAACTTGATTGCCGCCGACAGCGGAAGCATCGCCTTGGTCGAGAGCGAAGGCAACATCCGCATGACCTCGCTGCTTCCGGCGTTGCACATTGCGATCGCGGGTGTCGAGAAAGTGCTGCCGTCGCGCGCCGATTTTGCGCCCTTTCTCGAACTGCTAGCTGCCAGTGGTACCGGCCAGAAACTTTCCTCGTACACCAGCATCATCACGCCGCCGCTGAATGCCGCGCCCGTGCTCACCAATGACGGATCCACCCCCCGTCGCGAGTTTCACCTCGTTCTGGTAGACAACGGGCGCATGAAGATGCGCCAGGATCCCGTGCTCAGCGAGGCCCTGTATTGCATTCGCTGCAGCGCCTGCCTGAATTCCTGCGCGAATTTTCAGACTGTCGGGGGCCATGCCTTCGGCGGCGAAACCTACTCCGGAGGTATCGGCGGTTCCTGGGAGGCGGGCACGCGCGCGCTGGAGGCGGCCCGCTTCAGCGAACTCTGTACCGGCTGCTCGCGCTGTGTTCCCCAGTGTCCGGTGCGCATCGACATACCGTTCCTCAACTCCACGTTGCGGCAGCGCCTGAACCGGCGCGATGCCAGTCCGGTGGCGCAGCTTTTCTCGACCGCGCTGTTGGAAGGTCACGAAGTCGCGCCGCTGCAGAAACTTTTTTTCGGGCGCTACGATGCGTTCGGTAAGTGGGGTTCACTGTTCGCGCCGCTGTCTAACTGGATGAGCGCTCTCCCAGGCGCACGAGCGCTCATGGAGAAGGTTGTCGGGCTCGACCTCCGCCGCGACCTTCCTCCGTTCGCCAAGCCCACGCTGGTGGAAGCCGCCAAGACGAACGCCACGCGCATACCGGCTCCGAAAGCCAAGGCGGTTCTGTTCGCCGACATCTTCACCAACTACGGCTTGCCCTCTCGCGGACTTGCCACCTTAAAGGTGTTTCAGTCGCTCGGCATCGATGTTGTT includes:
- a CDS encoding lactate permease LctP family transporter, which produces MTSLGLVFAASPLFAADNPPATMYHQNYNPFGNVALSTFIAAIPILTLLYFIALHPHRDKQGGRHLGISAPWAAFFGVVAAFLVSCLAFGMPFKSAISAFAYGGLAGFLGIIWIILAAMFLYTMTVITGKFEIVKESIIHISFDRRLQVLLIAFSFGAIIEGTSGFGTPVAIAGAVMVGLGFSPFDAAVLNLLANTAPVAYGAIGTPIVTLAAVSGLDQLTLSAMAGRQLPFVSILIPFWLVTTFVLMQGGKWRDAWEVWPATLCSGASFAIMQFIASQTNALHLMTDVVAGVFSVICTALFLRFVWHPKTRFLLRSERKAMAEASTGVRGGPSGEATAPQPAQEEWSYPYTAGQTAYAWAPWTILIACCAIWGMPAWKAYLNGIFKAVKIHTTLLGSALGGTLSLPTWQMPALHGLVERMPPVAPVNAKPEAAVFAINWLSAAGTGVFVAAILTGLVLGLSAAQWGEATTRTLRRMKTPVLVIGQVLGLGFLTRYSGTDAVLGLAFTLAGPLYPFFAAYLGWLGVFLTGSDTASNALFGSLQRITAQQLHLNEILIVATNSTGGVMGKMIDAQSIMVACAACYDDPYERSHALGPIFRKVFWHSIVLAAAIGLICILQAYVFPWMIPTPPAK
- a CDS encoding LUD domain-containing protein, whose amino-acid sequence is MSSVTQSATMSLVDAFERAATATAATVERVARTSDQIAAAVARVAPAGPLAVAVPLDLPADLFDACRRLPGAFDARSRKAMDDCVVGITDAFAGVAHSGSICVCIDHDHAGFVSLLSRFHIAVLPAENIVQRPGDLFRLDRLNGDGLRRNFVFITGPSATADMGPLVRGVHGPHRLHIIVV
- a CDS encoding LUD domain-containing protein, coding for MATAAQAPESPRAVANKSSKRRLLAAIKMALRIESPAVRHNTQTFNRNRYVATAALPDYNQLKDRTRAIKERAIANLPELLATLEASVKRNGGHFYLAKDAHDATHYIANICEQAAVRLVVKGKSMTSEEVGLNHVLQARGIEVAETDLAEFILQVADEQPSHIIAPAIHYSRERITTLFKSRFNTDLPLDTGEELTRFAREHLRQKFLAADAGISGANLIAADSGSIALVESEGNIRMTSLLPALHIAIAGVEKVLPSRADFAPFLELLAASGTGQKLSSYTSIITPPLNAAPVLTNDGSTPRREFHLVLVDNGRMKMRQDPVLSEALYCIRCSACLNSCANFQTVGGHAFGGETYSGGIGGSWEAGTRALEAARFSELCTGCSRCVPQCPVRIDIPFLNSTLRQRLNRRDASPVAQLFSTALLEGHEVAPLQKLFFGRYDAFGKWGSLFAPLSNWMSALPGARALMEKVVGLDLRRDLPPFAKPTLVEAAKTNATRIPAPKAKAVLFADIFTNYGLPSRGLATLKVFQSLGIDVVVSETCPDGRAAISQGMIVTAARQARRTAELLRTYIEEGRDVVVIEPSVLAMFRLDNRRLLTDVGGALLYQLLRDHSFDAVEYLWNFIRDNGLDAGKLFPATGHPLGTRLFYHSHCQQKTVGSAPATEAMLRAAGFDVVISRVECCGMAGSFGYKKDYYDLSMAVGQDLFKQVAEAEADGPRVLVATGTSCHEQLASGLKRQVFYPTELLAALLPQLDG